Proteins from one Embleya scabrispora genomic window:
- a CDS encoding isocitrate lyase/PEP mutase family protein: protein MTSPRDTALTFRALHTSSAPLALANVWDAAGARLVVEAGARAVATTSAGVAWGLGAADGDLLGRDRALELIARVVAAVEVPVTADIESGFGVDPAGVAETVRGVLAAGAVGINLEDASHGGPTPLRPIADQAERIAAARAAADAADVPLYLNARVDTYLRGTGEPADRLRETLDRASAYLAAGADGIFVPGVVDPPTIAALTASLTAPLNILAGPGAPDVAELGRLGVARVSLGSAVAEAAYAVVRRAARELYDSGTYTGLTDAIPYGDLNALLAR, encoded by the coding sequence ATGACGAGCCCGCGTGACACCGCCCTGACCTTCCGCGCCCTGCACACGAGTTCCGCGCCCCTGGCACTGGCCAACGTCTGGGACGCCGCCGGCGCCCGCCTGGTCGTCGAGGCCGGCGCCCGCGCGGTGGCCACCACCAGCGCGGGCGTCGCCTGGGGCCTGGGCGCCGCCGACGGCGACCTCCTCGGCCGCGACCGGGCCCTCGAACTGATCGCCCGCGTGGTGGCCGCGGTCGAGGTACCGGTCACCGCCGACATCGAAAGCGGATTCGGCGTCGACCCGGCCGGCGTCGCCGAGACCGTGCGCGGCGTGCTCGCCGCCGGCGCCGTCGGGATCAACCTGGAGGACGCCTCGCACGGCGGCCCGACCCCGCTGCGCCCGATCGCCGACCAGGCCGAGCGCATCGCCGCCGCACGGGCCGCCGCCGACGCCGCCGATGTCCCGCTCTACCTCAACGCCCGGGTGGACACCTACCTCCGAGGCACCGGCGAGCCCGCCGACCGCCTGCGCGAGACGCTCGACCGGGCGAGCGCCTACCTCGCCGCCGGCGCCGACGGCATCTTCGTCCCCGGCGTGGTCGACCCGCCCACCATCGCCGCGCTCACCGCGTCCCTGACCGCCCCGCTCAACATCCTGGCCGGCCCCGGCGCCCCCGACGTCGCCGAACTCGGCCGGCTCGGCGTGGCCCGGGTCAGCCTGGGCTCCGCCGTCGCCGAGGCCGCCTACGCGGTGGTCCGCCGCGCGGCGCGGGAGCTGTACGACAGCGGCACCTACACCGGCCTCACCGACGCGATCCCGTACGGCGATCTGAACGCGCTGCTCGCCCGCTGA
- a CDS encoding BTAD domain-containing putative transcriptional regulator encodes MEFRLLGAFEACHEGRSVLVGTRRQERCLLALLLLDAGRVVTTERLIDLMWQGSSPASARGTVHTYIGRLRARLAPYGLRMRTRHGGYTVDADAHAVDVREFLDLVGRSGGAADPAERMRCQDRALALWRGPLLADVIDDRLRGRLAGRLDELRVSALEQRAEARLAMGLHDRVLADLAPVADEFPARERLVAARMTALCRAGRRAEALEAYRHTRKVLVSEMGIEPGATLTTLHERILRGDPRLDRPSAPVYAVRVGEEWLPWNTSGHPALEFCNTYAGWGGPEHPGADWLRGYATLAVWTGHLDLADERLVVGLRRRARERPDEAAAALARAREFRADLYACLTDPQDVRAFNAVAETAREAAGAAVFRRGEDGLGRWRLSPAAGLALPLYAVARSAAELLADPRRFLVRRCPDEACGWLFLDTSGRRRWCSLAICGNRCRVAE; translated from the coding sequence ATGGAGTTTCGGTTGCTCGGTGCGTTCGAGGCGTGCCACGAGGGGCGTAGCGTGCTGGTGGGCACCCGCCGCCAGGAACGGTGTCTGCTGGCCCTGCTGCTTCTCGACGCCGGGCGCGTGGTCACCACGGAGCGGCTGATCGACCTGATGTGGCAGGGGAGTTCGCCCGCCTCGGCGCGCGGCACGGTGCACACCTACATCGGTCGGCTGCGGGCCCGGCTCGCGCCGTACGGGTTGCGGATGCGGACCCGGCACGGCGGTTACACGGTGGACGCCGACGCGCACGCCGTGGATGTACGGGAGTTCCTGGACCTGGTCGGACGGTCGGGCGGTGCCGCGGATCCGGCGGAGCGCATGCGGTGTCAGGATCGAGCGCTGGCGCTGTGGCGTGGGCCGCTGCTCGCGGACGTGATCGACGATCGGCTGCGCGGTCGGCTCGCCGGGCGGCTCGACGAACTGCGGGTGTCCGCCCTGGAACAGCGTGCCGAGGCCCGGCTCGCGATGGGGTTGCATGATCGGGTCCTGGCCGATCTGGCGCCGGTGGCCGATGAGTTCCCGGCTCGGGAGCGACTGGTGGCGGCCCGGATGACGGCGCTGTGTCGCGCCGGGCGGCGGGCCGAGGCGCTGGAGGCGTACCGGCATACCCGCAAGGTGTTGGTGAGCGAGATGGGCATCGAGCCGGGAGCGACGCTGACCACGCTGCACGAGCGCATCCTGCGCGGTGACCCGCGCCTGGATCGGCCCTCGGCGCCGGTGTACGCCGTGCGGGTCGGGGAGGAGTGGCTGCCCTGGAACACGAGCGGGCATCCGGCGCTGGAGTTCTGCAACACGTACGCGGGCTGGGGCGGCCCCGAGCACCCGGGGGCGGACTGGCTGCGCGGCTACGCCACCCTCGCGGTGTGGACGGGGCATCTGGACCTGGCCGACGAGCGGTTGGTCGTGGGGCTGCGTCGACGGGCGCGGGAGCGGCCCGACGAGGCCGCCGCGGCACTGGCGCGGGCGAGGGAGTTTCGGGCCGATCTGTACGCCTGCCTGACCGACCCGCAGGACGTGCGCGCGTTCAACGCGGTGGCCGAGACGGCCCGGGAGGCGGCCGGGGCGGCGGTGTTCCGGCGTGGCGAGGACGGGCTGGGGCGGTGGCGGCTGTCGCCGGCGGCGGGGTTGGCGCTGCCGCTGTACGCGGTGGCCCGCAGCGCGGCCGAACTCCTGGCGGACCCGCGCCGGTTCCTCGTCCGCAGGTGCCCGGACGAGGCGTGCGGCTGGCTCTTCCTGGACACGAGCGGGCGGCGTCGCTGGTGCAGCCTGGCGATCTGCGGCAACCGGTGTCGGGTCGCGGAGTGA
- a CDS encoding sensor histidine kinase: MIQTNTSSLAASSPELRQESSAFRLFLRRLGFVLGGLPLGVAAFVVGLGGFVIGAVGSALVFGIPVLVGVLAAAGWFASVERRRVEAVTGRALPPHGYRASAGTGFKAWLRALRDPQSWRDLTHAVVSFPLRVVGFCLALTWTVGGLGEVLYVAWSWPIPRDEGKQGLLDLMFGVSSRAADIAFNTGIGVVVLATAAPMLRALVAVQAGLARMLLTNETAALQLRTEQLAQGRRSAVAAEANTLRRLERDLHDGPQQRLVRLTMDLETVARRLDDDPERARPLVADMISQSHEALTELRALSRGIAPPILADRGLVPALTAAAARCPVPVALTAELPEGRRFAPAVENTAYFVVAEALTNVAKHAGAERCWVRVRVDERVLSVEVRDDGRGGAHPGKGHGLAGLVDRLAAVEGRLDVVSPVGGPTTLIAEVPLSGVGER; encoded by the coding sequence ATGATCCAGACGAACACATCATCCCTGGCGGCGTCGTCGCCTGAACTGCGGCAGGAGTCGAGCGCGTTTCGACTCTTTCTGCGCCGACTCGGGTTTGTCCTGGGCGGGTTGCCGCTGGGTGTCGCCGCGTTCGTCGTCGGGCTCGGCGGGTTCGTGATCGGCGCGGTGGGCTCGGCCCTGGTGTTCGGAATCCCGGTCCTGGTCGGGGTGTTGGCCGCGGCCGGGTGGTTCGCGTCGGTGGAGCGGCGGCGGGTGGAGGCGGTGACCGGTCGGGCGTTGCCGCCGCACGGTTACCGGGCGTCGGCGGGTACGGGCTTCAAGGCATGGCTGCGCGCGCTGCGCGACCCGCAGTCCTGGCGCGATCTGACGCACGCGGTGGTGTCCTTCCCGCTGCGGGTGGTGGGCTTTTGTCTCGCGCTGACCTGGACCGTGGGCGGGCTGGGGGAGGTGCTGTACGTCGCGTGGTCGTGGCCGATCCCGCGCGACGAGGGCAAGCAGGGTCTGCTCGACCTGATGTTCGGCGTCTCGTCGCGGGCCGCCGACATCGCGTTCAACACCGGGATCGGTGTGGTGGTGCTCGCCACGGCGGCGCCGATGCTGCGGGCGCTGGTGGCGGTCCAGGCCGGACTGGCCCGGATGTTGCTGACCAACGAGACGGCGGCGTTGCAGTTGCGGACCGAACAGCTCGCACAGGGCCGGCGCAGCGCGGTGGCGGCCGAGGCGAACACGCTGCGCCGGCTCGAACGGGATCTGCACGACGGGCCGCAGCAGCGGTTGGTGCGGCTCACCATGGACCTGGAGACGGTGGCCCGTCGGCTCGACGACGACCCCGAGCGGGCCCGGCCGCTGGTCGCCGACATGATCTCGCAGAGCCACGAGGCGTTGACCGAACTGCGGGCGCTGTCCCGGGGGATCGCGCCGCCGATCCTGGCCGACCGGGGCCTGGTGCCGGCGCTGACCGCGGCGGCGGCGCGGTGTCCGGTCCCGGTGGCGCTGACGGCCGAGTTGCCGGAGGGGCGGCGGTTCGCCCCGGCGGTGGAGAATACGGCGTACTTCGTGGTGGCCGAGGCGCTGACGAACGTCGCCAAGCACGCCGGGGCCGAGCGGTGTTGGGTGCGGGTGCGGGTGGACGAGCGGGTGTTGTCGGTGGAGGTTCGCGACGACGGGCGCGGCGGGGCGCATCCGGGCAAGGGACACGGCCTGGCCGGTCTCGTCGACCGGTTGGCCGCAGTGGAGGGCCGGCTCGACGTGGTGAGCCCGGTCGGTGGGCCGACCACGCTGATCGCGGAGGTTCCGTTGAGTGGGGTGGGGGAGCGTTGA
- a CDS encoding response regulator transcription factor codes for MRVVLAEDSLLLREGLVRLLEETGAEVVAAVGDGPSLVEAVTAHRPDVAVVDVRMPPTFTDEGLRAALRIRREVPGTAILVLSQYVEESYAGDLLADGGGVGYLLKDRVSRLDELSDALTRVAGGGTVLDSEVVSALFTRRRDDPLAALTPREREVLALMAEGRRNTAIGRTLSLTQGTIEKHISAIFDKLALPPSDDDHRRVLAVLTWLRTNP; via the coding sequence ATGCGGGTGGTGCTGGCGGAGGATTCGCTGCTGCTGCGGGAGGGCCTGGTCCGCCTCCTCGAGGAGACCGGCGCGGAGGTGGTCGCGGCGGTCGGCGACGGCCCGTCCCTGGTGGAGGCGGTGACCGCGCACCGGCCGGACGTGGCGGTGGTCGACGTCCGGATGCCGCCGACCTTCACCGACGAGGGCCTGCGGGCGGCCCTGCGGATCCGCCGCGAGGTGCCGGGGACGGCGATCCTGGTGCTGTCCCAGTACGTCGAGGAGAGCTACGCCGGCGACCTGCTGGCCGACGGCGGCGGCGTCGGCTACCTGCTCAAGGACCGCGTCTCCCGCCTGGACGAACTCTCCGACGCGCTCACCCGCGTCGCGGGCGGCGGCACCGTCCTGGACTCGGAGGTCGTCTCCGCCCTGTTCACCCGCCGCCGCGACGACCCGCTGGCCGCGCTGACCCCACGCGAACGCGAAGTCCTCGCTTTGATGGCCGAGGGCCGCCGCAACACCGCCATCGGCCGCACCCTGTCCCTCACCCAGGGCACGATCGAAAAACACATCTCCGCCATCTTCGACAAACTCGCCCTCCCCCCATCCGACGACGACCACCGCCGAGTCCTCGCAGTCCTCACCTGGCTCCGCACCAACCCCTGA
- a CDS encoding M20/M25/M40 family metallo-hydrolase, producing the protein MKGVLDEAGFRTGLRPFTHNGVVGYNLVADWPGGDPNHVVLVGAHLDSVATGPGMNDNGSGAAAVLAAAVATAKSDEAPRRRLRFAWWGAEEEGLVGSKSYVRALSPAERRKIDVYLNFDMTGGKSVRQWLVVHDDPRATDAFEAYFVAQGLPTFDIGIGGSDHVSFNAAGIPVSGFTSGIDECYHKACDRIENVDPETETVSANTILAVTRQLAAH; encoded by the coding sequence GTGAAGGGGGTGCTGGACGAGGCGGGCTTTCGCACCGGCCTTCGGCCCTTTACCCACAACGGCGTCGTCGGCTACAACCTCGTCGCCGACTGGCCGGGCGGTGATCCGAACCACGTCGTACTCGTCGGCGCCCATCTCGACAGCGTCGCGACCGGGCCCGGGATGAACGACAACGGCTCGGGTGCGGCCGCCGTACTCGCCGCCGCCGTCGCGACGGCGAAGTCGGACGAGGCGCCCCGGCGCCGGCTGCGGTTCGCGTGGTGGGGCGCGGAGGAGGAGGGGCTGGTCGGCTCGAAGTCCTATGTACGCGCGCTCTCCCCGGCCGAGCGTCGGAAGATCGACGTCTATCTCAACTTCGACATGACCGGCGGCAAGAGCGTGCGTCAGTGGCTGGTCGTCCACGACGACCCCCGGGCCACGGACGCGTTCGAGGCGTACTTCGTGGCCCAGGGCCTGCCCACCTTCGATATCGGCATCGGCGGGTCGGACCACGTCTCCTTCAACGCCGCCGGCATCCCGGTCTCCGGCTTCACCAGCGGTATCGACGAGTGCTACCACAAGGCCTGCGACCGCATCGAGAACGTGGATCCCGAGACCGAGACGGTCAGTGCCAACACCATCCTGGCCGTGACCCGGCAACTCGCCGCCCACTGA
- a CDS encoding M1 family metallopeptidase — MRIIRTSHHRSVPAALLAACALLTAVPASAAAGPGGGSGVGDPYFPDDGNPGYDVLDYDVRVAYDPARPDHLSGDTTVTATATDRLDRFHLDLEGFEVASVTVDGKPARSFSRSGAHELVITPARRLVKGTRFAVRVRYSGKPVGASWHRLPGGAANVTGEPHSATAWYPANDHPSDKTTFRLTATVPEAWTVIGNGRPGRTTSPGRGWKTYRWYEDSPLATYVSTIAIDKFTVRTSQLPDGTPVINAYSPGVRIDPAAEAQLPEIVDFLASKFGPYPFSSAGLLAVNGDPSAPGKSGAIETQSRPTFIGAPFDSSLVHEYAHQWFGNSVSFTDWRDGCLAECVAQYANQLWDEHGGADLDTGFYPYMLEESRNDPQFWSTRLYDPGQGRELDGALYFKGSMMMHALRRTVGDTAFFDILRQWQQAHRNGNASWPQFEALARKMAPGNDLAGFFAAWAHGTTAPADPYLYPGTLGPLKPNRP, encoded by the coding sequence TTGCGCATCATACGTACAAGCCACCACCGCTCCGTTCCGGCAGCTCTCCTCGCGGCCTGTGCGCTGCTGACGGCCGTGCCCGCCTCGGCCGCCGCCGGTCCCGGCGGCGGATCCGGCGTGGGTGACCCGTACTTCCCCGACGACGGCAACCCCGGTTACGACGTCCTGGACTACGACGTGCGGGTGGCCTATGACCCGGCCCGCCCCGACCACCTCTCCGGCGACACCACCGTGACCGCGACGGCCACCGATCGGCTCGACCGCTTCCACCTGGACCTGGAAGGCTTCGAGGTCGCCTCGGTCACCGTCGACGGCAAGCCCGCGAGGTCCTTCTCCCGCAGCGGAGCCCACGAGTTGGTGATCACCCCGGCCCGGCGGCTCGTCAAGGGCACGAGGTTCGCGGTGCGCGTGCGCTATTCCGGCAAGCCCGTCGGCGCGAGTTGGCACCGCCTGCCCGGCGGCGCGGCGAACGTCACCGGCGAGCCGCACTCGGCCACCGCCTGGTACCCGGCCAACGACCACCCGTCCGACAAGACGACGTTCCGGCTCACCGCGACCGTGCCCGAGGCCTGGACCGTGATCGGCAACGGCCGTCCGGGGCGGACCACTTCACCGGGCAGGGGGTGGAAGACGTACCGCTGGTACGAGGACAGTCCACTCGCCACGTACGTCAGCACCATCGCCATCGACAAGTTCACCGTCCGCACCTCGCAACTGCCCGACGGCACACCGGTGATCAACGCGTACAGCCCCGGCGTCCGCATCGATCCCGCTGCCGAGGCCCAACTGCCGGAGATCGTCGACTTCCTGGCCTCGAAGTTCGGCCCGTACCCCTTCTCCTCGGCCGGCCTCCTCGCGGTCAACGGCGACCCCTCCGCTCCGGGCAAGTCCGGCGCGATCGAGACGCAGAGCCGCCCGACGTTCATCGGCGCGCCCTTCGACAGCTCGCTGGTCCACGAGTACGCCCACCAGTGGTTCGGCAACAGCGTCTCGTTCACCGACTGGCGCGACGGCTGCCTGGCCGAGTGCGTCGCCCAGTACGCCAACCAACTGTGGGACGAGCACGGCGGCGCCGACCTGGACACCGGTTTTTACCCGTACATGCTCGAAGAGAGCCGCAACGACCCGCAGTTCTGGTCCACCAGGCTCTACGACCCGGGCCAGGGCCGGGAACTCGACGGCGCGTTGTACTTCAAGGGCTCGATGATGATGCACGCGCTACGCCGAACCGTCGGCGACACGGCCTTCTTCGACATCCTGCGCCAGTGGCAACAGGCCCACCGCAACGGCAACGCCTCCTGGCCGCAATTCGAGGCGTTGGCTCGGAAGATGGCCCCGGGCAACGACCTGGCGGGCTTCTTCGCCGCCTGGGCCCACGGTACGACGGCCCCGGCGGACCCGTACCTCTACCCGGGCACGCTCGGCCCGTTGAAGCCGAACCGGCCCTGA
- a CDS encoding response regulator transcription factor yields MRLILAEDTVLLRASLTGLLERLGFEVTAVPDGAALTAAVHERVPDLVLTDVRMPPAFSDEGLRAALALRSTFPALPIVVLSQYIEPDGAAELLAGGGGRAIGYLLKDRIVDVEDFAATLRRVAAGGTAVDPQVVTRLLRRRAEPVAALSPRERQVLALIAEGLSNAAITRALDISEPAVGKHVRNILTKLDLPPDDNTNRRVLAVLTYLGASETPSVQGRFGFNGPSVPG; encoded by the coding sequence ATGCGCCTGATCCTGGCCGAGGACACCGTCCTGCTCCGGGCAAGCCTCACGGGGCTGCTGGAACGCCTCGGCTTCGAGGTGACCGCGGTCCCGGACGGCGCGGCGCTGACCGCCGCCGTGCACGAGCGGGTCCCCGATCTCGTGCTGACCGATGTCCGCATGCCCCCGGCGTTCTCCGACGAGGGCCTGCGCGCCGCACTCGCGCTGCGCAGCACGTTCCCGGCCCTGCCGATCGTGGTCCTGAGCCAGTACATCGAGCCCGACGGCGCCGCCGAACTGCTCGCCGGCGGTGGCGGACGCGCGATCGGCTACCTCCTCAAGGACCGCATCGTCGACGTCGAGGACTTCGCCGCCACCCTGCGCCGCGTCGCCGCGGGCGGCACCGCCGTCGACCCCCAGGTCGTCACCCGCCTCCTGCGCCGCCGCGCCGAACCCGTCGCCGCACTCTCACCGCGCGAACGCCAGGTCCTCGCCCTGATCGCCGAGGGCCTGTCCAACGCCGCCATCACGCGCGCCCTCGACATCTCCGAACCGGCCGTCGGCAAACACGTCCGCAACATCCTCACCAAGCTCGACCTCCCGCCCGACGACAACACCAACCGCCGCGTCCTCGCCGTCCTGACCTACCTCGGCGCGTCCGAAACCCCCTCGGTTCAGGGCCGGTTCGGCTTCAACGGGCCGAGCGTGCCCGGGTAG
- a CDS encoding sensor histidine kinase, with product MPSYTLLRRRRPGTREAPDRTTPDRTADRTAGAGPQRRLRRLAYLALGLPVGLLALVILGTLTTPLLMACTRPADISSWEDAVRRAALLTFGILLTVGVAPLAAAPLAALERRRLRVLAPAPTEPGDPEPRPGAVRLRARYTTARAWREVAAGYLVAVAGPGLVLLAATWVVLCSVWLAAPLVVARSSGGPVALGIGHARSVPDALPYCAAGLAAGILGIVVLTTLVRAQAALSRTLVEPRPDPLATRLVEVTRSRSRLADGFAAERRRIERDLHDGAQQQLLGLTLQLGLARMDLPADSPAGQAVARAHDQAKTLMADLRELIRGIHPQVLTDRGLGAALYELAEFCPLPVHTDIDLPHRPPQAVETAAYFAAAEALANALRHSAADTIRLTARVRHGRLTVDVEDDGRGGARLADGTGLTGLADRVAVVDGTIRVSSPPGGPTLVRVTIPCPPHSREDDR from the coding sequence GTGCCGTCGTACACCCTGCTTCGCCGCCGGCGGCCCGGAACCCGCGAGGCCCCCGACCGCACCACCCCCGACCGCACCGCCGACCGCACCGCCGGCGCGGGCCCGCAGCGGCGGCTGCGCCGGCTCGCCTACCTCGCCCTCGGCCTGCCGGTCGGCCTCCTCGCCCTGGTGATCCTCGGCACGCTCACGACACCGCTGCTGATGGCGTGCACCCGGCCGGCCGACATCTCCTCGTGGGAGGACGCCGTCCGCCGTGCCGCGCTCCTGACGTTCGGAATCCTCCTTACCGTCGGCGTCGCGCCCCTGGCCGCGGCTCCGCTGGCCGCGCTCGAACGCCGCCGGCTGCGCGTCCTGGCACCCGCGCCGACCGAGCCGGGCGATCCCGAGCCGCGCCCCGGTGCCGTTCGGCTCCGCGCGAGGTACACCACGGCCCGCGCCTGGCGGGAGGTCGCCGCCGGGTACCTGGTCGCCGTCGCGGGCCCCGGGTTGGTACTGCTCGCGGCGACCTGGGTCGTCCTGTGCTCGGTATGGCTCGCCGCGCCGCTCGTGGTGGCGCGCAGCAGCGGCGGCCCGGTGGCACTCGGCATCGGCCACGCGCGCAGCGTCCCCGACGCGCTCCCGTACTGCGCCGCCGGGCTCGCTGCGGGCATCCTGGGCATCGTGGTCCTGACCACCCTCGTCCGGGCGCAGGCCGCCCTGTCCCGGACCCTGGTCGAGCCCCGCCCCGACCCGCTCGCCACCCGCCTCGTCGAGGTCACCCGCTCCCGGTCGCGCCTCGCGGACGGCTTCGCCGCGGAGCGCCGCCGCATCGAACGCGATCTGCACGACGGCGCTCAGCAGCAACTCCTCGGCCTGACCCTGCAATTGGGCCTCGCCCGGATGGACCTGCCCGCCGACTCCCCGGCGGGGCAGGCCGTCGCCAGGGCACACGACCAGGCCAAGACCCTGATGGCCGACCTGCGCGAACTGATCCGCGGCATCCACCCCCAGGTACTGACCGACCGGGGATTGGGCGCGGCCCTGTACGAACTCGCCGAGTTCTGCCCGCTGCCCGTGCACACCGACATCGACCTGCCGCACCGCCCACCGCAAGCGGTCGAGACCGCCGCGTACTTCGCCGCCGCCGAGGCACTGGCCAACGCGCTCCGGCACAGCGCCGCCGACACCATCCGGCTCACCGCCCGCGTGCGGCACGGCCGGCTGACCGTCGACGTCGAGGACGACGGACGCGGCGGCGCCCGCCTCGCCGACGGCACCGGGCTGACCGGACTCGCCGACCGGGTCGCGGTCGTCGACGGCACGATCCGGGTGTCCAGCCCGCCGGGCGGGCCGACCCTCGTGCGGGTGACGATCCCGTGCCCGCCGCATTCACGGGAGGACGACCGGTGA